In Longimicrobium sp., the sequence CAATCGCGCTGGGCTGTGCGCCCATTGGACGTCTTGCAGGCCATCAACGAGTGTAAACCCACGATTGTGCACTTTAGCGGTCACGGATCGAATGAGGATGAGATCGTCTTCCAGGATAATGCTGGGCATGCGAGGGTGGTTTCGAAAGAGGCAATCGTGCAAACGATGGCTGCGGGATCCGATGATATCCAACTCGTGTTCTTCAACACCTGCTATTCACGCGGCCAAGCCGAGGCTGTGGTAGAGCATGTTCCCGCCGCAATCGGGATGAACACATCCGTCGGCGATGTCGCCGCCCGTATCTTTTCAGCGCAATTTTACTCTGCATTGGGCTTCGGGCTATCGATTGGGCTTGCTTTCCGTCAAGCAAAAGCAGCACTGATGCTCGAGAACATACCTGAGGAATCCACGCCTGAGTTGTTCGTTATGAAGGGTCTGGATGCCGAGCAACTTGTGCTCGTGAAACCTGTAGAACGAGCTTTCAGAAGTAGTACGCCGCCAGCAGCATAACATCGTCACGTTCGGACCGAACCGGTCACGCTGATCGAGCCAACTGCGAGCCGGCGTTAAGTGATGGAGTTCTCCGACCCCCGTCGCTCCCGCCGCGAGGTGGAGGCGCTGCCGGAGGACGAGTACTTCTGGGCGCTGATGGAGCCTGCGTGGGGTGATGCGGCCGGCGGCACGCCGGGCCAGCGCCTGCTCGCGGTGACGACGTACTTCGTGCGCGACGTGGAGAACGGCGGCCATCACCAGGCGATCGGGAACCGCGACGCCGACGAACTCGCGGAGGTGGTCGCCGCGTTCGAGCGGCTGGGTGCGGCCGGGCACGCCGAGATCGTCCGCCACGCCTCCGAGCTTCTTCTCGGCCGCAACCCGCCGCACGATTTCGATCTGCGCCGCGCGCTCCTCGACCGCCACGACGGCGAGTGGATCGACGACCACATCGGCCCGCTCGACGAGCGCATGTACGACGAGACAAAGCTGCACCCGAACTTCCGCGCCTACATCGCCGCCCACCCCGACGAATTCTTTCGCGACTAGATGGACGAGTGGTTCAGCAGGATCCGCGAGGGCGGCCACCTTCCGCCGGAGACTTCCAACGCGCTGGCCGAGCTGGGCTTCGCGGTGATCCCCGGCCCGGTGTCGCCCGACGCGCTCCGCGATCTGGCCGCAGCGTACGACGCGGTGATGGCGGCTGCAGAGGGGACACCCGACCACAGAGTCGGCAGCACGACGACCCGCCTGTTCGACCTCGTCAACCGGGGCGCCGCGTTCGACCCGCTCTACGTCCATCCGCCGCTCCTGGAAGCGGCGGCGCGGGTGATCGGCGGACCGTTCCGGCTGAGCTCGATGCTCGCGCGTACGCTGCGTCCGGGCACCGCCACGCAGGAGTTGCACGCCGACCTTCCGCGCAACGACCCTGCCCGGCCGATGGTGGGCTTCATCTTCATGCTCGACCCGTTCCGCCCCGACAACGGCGCGACGCGCGTCGTCCCGGGCTCGCACCGCTGGCCGCAGGTGCCGGAGGACGTCCTGTCCGACCTCTCCGCCGCGTACGACGGCGAGGTGCTCGCGTGCGGGCCGGCCGGCGCGATGCTGGTGTTCGACGCATCTCTGTGGCATGGGCACGCGGCCAACACGTCCGGCGCGCCTCGCCGCTCGATCCAGGGCTATTTCATCCCGCGCGGCGCTCCCTCCGGGTTCGACTTCCCGTCGCGCATGCATCCCGAGACGCTCTCCCGGATCGGCCCACTGGCCAGGTACGTGCTTTCAGTCGGCCAGTGAGGGATGCTTGCCGTTAGCCACCCATCGGCCTTTGCGATGATCGGCTCTCCCGTCGAATGGTCTGAACACTCTGGCCCGATTAGATTACATTGGAGAACATGCTCAGCCCGCGTGAGTCAGCTCTGGCAAGGAGGCTCGCTTGCAACACGCGTATCGCGTTCACAGCCAGGTATCCGAAGATGGCAGTGTGAGGCTGGAAAACCTCCCCTTCCAAGCGGGTGCGGAAGTGGAGATCATCGTCCTTGCGGACGAGCGGCGCGCGCGTGAGGAGCGCCGGTACCCTCTTCGCGGGAAGCCTGTAACGTTCACCGATCCGACTGAGCCTGTGGCTGAGTCGGATTGGGGTGTGCTCCAGTGATCGTCCTTGATACACACATTTGGATCTGGTGGGTGCACGAGCATCCTGATCTCACCACAGCACACAAACGAGCCATCGATGAGAGTGAGCCCTCAGGACTGGGATAAGCGCCATCTCGTGTTGGGAGGTGGCGAAGCTGGTGGAATACGAGCGCCTGGTTCTGCCCTGCCCTACCCTGGAGTGGCTGAACCAGGCGCTGTCGTATCCTGGCGTGCGGCTGCTGGAACTTTCACCGGAGATCGCCGCTGATTCGACGCAGCTACCGGGAGAGTTCCACAAGGACCCCGCAGACCAGATCATCGTCGCAACCGCTCGGATCCATGGTTTCCCGTTGCTGACAGCTGACCGGAAGATCCTCGCCTACCCGCACGTAGAGACGCTGTAGGTCATCGCCCGACTCCGAGATTACGCAATCACCAGCGCCTGCAGCGTGCGCATGTAGGCGTCCACGTCGAAGCGGTCGGGGTCCATCACCACCTGGAGGGCGCAGCCTTCGATGAAGCCGGCCGCCACGCCGGCCAGACCCTCGGCGCCGATGCCGCCGAAGCGCTCCGGCTCCGCGTCGACAACGGCCTGCGCGAGCGGGCGGAAGGCGTCGCGGTAGCGGTCCAGCGCGGCGCGGATGGCGCGCTGCACGCCGGGGTGGCGCGTGCCCATCACCCAGAAGTCGAAGAACAGCTCCACGCGCTCGCGCTGCCGCGGCAACGCCTCCACGTCGCGGCGGATGGCGCTCAGCATCCACTCCGACGCCGTCCGCCCCTCCAGCAGCTCCGCCACCTCGGGCGCCACCAGCGTGATCTCCAGCAGCCATTCGAGCAGCGCCACCACCAGCGCGTCACGGCTGCCGAAGTGGAAGAACACCAGCCCCTTGCTCACCCCCGCCTCGGCAGCCACGGCCTGCGCGGTCAGCCCCGTTAGCCGCTCGCGCGCGGCCACGCGGTAGGCGGCCTTCAGGATCTCGAGCCTGCGCTGCTCCTCGGGTGCTTTGCGGCCGGGCATGGGGATGGAA encodes:
- a CDS encoding TetR/AcrR family transcriptional regulator; its protein translation is MPGRKAPEEQRRLEILKAAYRVAARERLTGLTAQAVAAEAGVSKGLVFFHFGSRDALVVALLEWLLEITLVAPEVAELLEGRTASEWMLSAIRRDVEALPRQRERVELFFDFWVMGTRHPGVQRAIRAALDRYRDAFRPLAQAVVDAEPERFGGIGAEGLAGVAAGFIEGCALQVVMDPDRFDVDAYMRTLQALVIA
- a CDS encoding type II toxin-antitoxin system VapC family toxin; this encodes MSCWEVAKLVEYERLVLPCPTLEWLNQALSYPGVRLLELSPEIAADSTQLPGEFHKDPADQIIVATARIHGFPLLTADRKILAYPHVETL
- a CDS encoding DUF4375 domain-containing protein, with amino-acid sequence MEFSDPRRSRREVEALPEDEYFWALMEPAWGDAAGGTPGQRLLAVTTYFVRDVENGGHHQAIGNRDADELAEVVAAFERLGAAGHAEIVRHASELLLGRNPPHDFDLRRALLDRHDGEWIDDHIGPLDERMYDETKLHPNFRAYIAAHPDEFFRD
- a CDS encoding phytanoyl-CoA dioxygenase family protein, whose amino-acid sequence is MDEWFSRIREGGHLPPETSNALAELGFAVIPGPVSPDALRDLAAAYDAVMAAAEGTPDHRVGSTTTRLFDLVNRGAAFDPLYVHPPLLEAAARVIGGPFRLSSMLARTLRPGTATQELHADLPRNDPARPMVGFIFMLDPFRPDNGATRVVPGSHRWPQVPEDVLSDLSAAYDGEVLACGPAGAMLVFDASLWHGHAANTSGAPRRSIQGYFIPRGAPSGFDFPSRMHPETLSRIGPLARYVLSVGQ